The genomic stretch GGCACGACCTCATCCACCCAAGCTTCTCGAGCGAAGGCGATGCGGCCACCGGCCCTGACCATCTGGTCGAAGAATTCGGTGTCTTCACCGCCGGTCTGGCCGCGCGCCAGGCTGAAGCGGCGGCCGCGCAGGCTGTCCGATCCCATGCGCAGCAGGACGTTGCAGGTGTAGCCGGTGCGGATCTCGCCGCGCACCCAGACCGGCAAGGTCGAATGGAAATCGCCGCGCCGCATCCAGTCGGGCGCATCCGGGCGGTAGAGCGCCCGCACCGGGCCGAGCACGGCTGTCGCACCACTGTCTTCGGCCGTCGCCACCAGCTCGGCCAGCCAACGGGCCGAGGCCGTCTCATCGTCGTCTACGAAGGCGAGGAAATCCGCCTCGCTGGCATCGAGGCAAGCGTTGCGGGCGACCGAAATGTTGCGCGCCGGGGCATGCCGGTAGCGGACCGGCAGCGCCAATTCCTGCGACAGCGCCGTCACCAGCGCCTCTGCGCTCGGCGTGTCGTCATTGTCGGCGACGATGACGCTGACATCGAACCCTTCAGGCATGTCCATGGCGGCGAGCGAGCGCAGCGTGTCGGCCAGTTCCGGCCGGCGGAACGTGCACACACCGATGTCGATACTGCGGTTCCTGGACTGAACCACCATCACGCCACCCCGCGTCGCGCGCCGAGGCCGAAAAGCTGCAGCCAGAAGCCGACGGACCAGCCGAAATGCATGACCATGGCCGAGACGCCGGCCAGCGCGATGTCGGCATTGCGCTGGCGAATGGCCGTCACCAGGCCATAGCCCAGGCAGACCGAGGCCCAGATCAGCAGCGGCACGGCCGCGATCCAGTGCACGAAGGAGAAGGCCGCCAGAAGCACCACCGGGAAGACCGCCAGCGGCACCATCTGCCGGACCTTCGGGATGACGCGGTGTTTCAGCACATTCTTGGCGCGGCCGCGGCCATAACCGAGATACTGGAAATAGAGGCCTTTGAGCGAGGCGCGAGGATAGTAGACCATCTGCGTCTTGCCGCTCATCCAGATCTTGTAACCGGCCTGCCGCAGCCGGTAATCGAGCTCGGCATCCTCATTGTGGCTGAAGGTCTCGTCATAGCCGCCGACAGCGCCGAAGGCCGATATCCGCATCAGCGCGTGATGACCGTGGTCGACCCATTCTCCGGCGGAGAGGTGACGATGCTTGGAACCACCGGTGCCGAGTTTCGAATTCTGCGCCGCGGCGACCGATTTCTGCACAGTGCCGCTGCCGCTGGTCAGCATCGAAACCACGACCGAATCGGCTGATGTGGCCAGCGCTTCCTCGAGCAGCCGGTCGCAATAATCGTCGGGATAGCCGCCATGCGCGTCGATGCGGATGAGATACTCCGCGCCTTCACCGAAAGTGCCAACGGCGAGATTGATCGCCGCGCTCTGGATGCGGCGCTTGTTGTGGAGCAGGATGACGCGCGGGTCCTTCGCGGCGATCTCTCCGACAATGGCCAGCGTGCCGTCGGTGCTGCCGCCATCGGCGACGACGATCCGGGCGCCAAGCCTTGCCGCCGCCGGGCAGAGCTGGCCAAGCAGCGCACCGATATGGGCTGCCTCGTTCAGGCAAGGAATCACGATCAGGCTGGAGGGAAGCGCTTGCGTCATTGGGCGATGGTTCATCCTATGCCAGGGCCTCGGCCGCGAGGGGTTCGCGCACGGTGGTCAGGCGGCGCAGTTTTTCGACCAGCGCGCTGCAGTCGCTGCGATCGTAGCTCCACGTCCTCGGATTGCGGGCCAGCACGCGCGCCTTCAGCCTGCCGAAGCGATGCTCGTCCATCGTGCCGAGTGCGGTTTCAAGCGCGTCGGGCGTCGCCTTGGGCAACAGGACGCCGATGTGCTGCCGGCTGAGGAACCGTCCGGTTTCGGTATGGCCCATCGAGATCGGCACCGCCCCGAAGCGGCAGCCTTCATAGAGGCGGTTGGGCAGCAGCCATTCCGAATTCTGCCCCTCCTCGAAGAAATCTATCGCCCAGGAGAAATGCACGTCCTGATAGATCCCCGCCATGTCCTCCGGATTGCGATAGGGTCCGCGAAACGACAGATAAGGTTCGGCATCGACGAAGGCGTGGAAATCCGGGAATTCGGAGAGCGCCGGACGCCCGCGCAGCACGACTTCGAAACGTCCATCCATGCGATGGGTGAAATCGGCCAGAAGCTTGAGCGAACGCCGGCAGCGCAGCGCTCCGAACCAGCCAATTCGCCATGGCGGGGCGGCAGGCGCTTCCACCGGCTCACGCTCGCCGGGCAGGATCGCCGCGGCCTCGAAATATTTGTTCTCGACCAGCTCGACGGGGGCGGCGACCTGGCGGAAGGGCTTGAAATAATTGGCGATGAAGGCGGGCGAACTGGTCACCAGCAGCTTCACGTCGCGCGCCAGATGGCGTTCCGTGGCGCGCAGCGCCTTGCCCAGCATGTCGTCGCGGAGCACAAGGCGGTGGATGTCGAGACATTCATAGACGATCGGCACAGCGGAGCCGAAAGCCGACCTGGCGCGGCGCGCCAGCGCCAGCATTTCCAGATTGCGCGCGATGATGAGATCGGGCCGCGGCATGCCTTTCAACTTCGCGCCGATCGAAACCGTCGCTTTCG from Mesorhizobium sp. 113-3-3 encodes the following:
- a CDS encoding glycosyltransferase family 2 protein; translated protein: MTQALPSSLIVIPCLNEAAHIGALLGQLCPAAARLGARIVVADGGSTDGTLAIVGEIAAKDPRVILLHNKRRIQSAAINLAVGTFGEGAEYLIRIDAHGGYPDDYCDRLLEEALATSADSVVVSMLTSGSGTVQKSVAAAQNSKLGTGGSKHRHLSAGEWVDHGHHALMRISAFGAVGGYDETFSHNEDAELDYRLRQAGYKIWMSGKTQMVYYPRASLKGLYFQYLGYGRGRAKNVLKHRVIPKVRQMVPLAVFPVVLLAAFSFVHWIAAVPLLIWASVCLGYGLVTAIRQRNADIALAGVSAMVMHFGWSVGFWLQLFGLGARRGVA
- a CDS encoding glycosyltransferase → MVVQSRNRSIDIGVCTFRRPELADTLRSLAAMDMPEGFDVSVIVADNDDTPSAEALVTALSQELALPVRYRHAPARNISVARNACLDASEADFLAFVDDDETASARWLAELVATAEDSGATAVLGPVRALYRPDAPDWMRRGDFHSTLPVWVRGEIRTGYTCNVLLRMGSDSLRGRRFSLARGQTGGEDTEFFDQMVRAGGRIAFAREAWVDEVVPRSRAAFDWLGRRRFRVGQTHGHLLGSTARGIGLIKHVGLASAKAAFCFVAALPVVASPVRRNRSVLRGIMHVGVVSGLVGVRELRLYGQSSPGEGGKRAA
- a CDS encoding glycosyl transferase family 1, whose protein sequence is MLHVLYLVHDVSDPAVRRRVTMLRTGGARVTLAGFRRTATPISDIEGLQPIDLGATRDGRFAQRLAAVAKATVSIGAKLKGMPRPDLIIARNLEMLALARRARSAFGSAVPIVYECLDIHRLVLRDDMLGKALRATERHLARDVKLLVTSSPAFIANYFKPFRQVAAPVELVENKYFEAAAILPGEREPVEAPAAPPWRIGWFGALRCRRSLKLLADFTHRMDGRFEVVLRGRPALSEFPDFHAFVDAEPYLSFRGPYRNPEDMAGIYQDVHFSWAIDFFEEGQNSEWLLPNRLYEGCRFGAVPISMGHTETGRFLSRQHIGVLLPKATPDALETALGTMDEHRFGRLKARVLARNPRTWSYDRSDCSALVEKLRRLTTVREPLAAEALA